In Pirellulales bacterium, the following are encoded in one genomic region:
- a CDS encoding DUF6655 family protein, producing MIGAESPEAVMLEERPQRLARYSAPRKVRLNPRWVRSQPRCARALSRTMIGTLLLTLLVGCGATRSSDSARTATEMMLMSSAIDKAINEINLQPLAGKEVFLDTDRLVGYADQNYLIGTLRQALLSNGVQLKPDRASAKYIVEARAGVLGTNSSSVMIGVPATTLPNLGTPGVPSAIPEIPFAKTTNQAGIAKIALFAYNQQTGKPIWQSGTFPVIADAKNTWFFGAGPYQRGSIYGEARGTNERGLLKFREESVAASAKSAIPVTSEAVYDEPVDQLASKPDDRPSANAPAVIVPPPNIIAKPAAAPAPPPAPVPPPAPSVVLDQPAPVATTGVFNALGDGKSFFGTGK from the coding sequence TTGATCGGTGCCGAGTCACCCGAGGCCGTGATGCTCGAAGAACGTCCGCAACGACTGGCGCGATACTCTGCGCCGCGCAAGGTACGCCTGAACCCACGCTGGGTTCGGTCGCAGCCGCGCTGCGCACGTGCCCTGTCGCGGACCATGATCGGAACGTTGCTCTTAACGTTACTCGTAGGTTGTGGTGCGACGCGCAGCTCGGATTCGGCGCGGACCGCCACCGAAATGATGTTGATGTCCTCGGCCATCGACAAGGCGATCAACGAAATCAATCTGCAACCGCTGGCCGGCAAAGAAGTCTTTCTCGATACCGATCGGCTCGTGGGCTATGCGGACCAGAACTATCTAATTGGCACGCTACGTCAGGCCCTACTCTCGAATGGCGTACAACTGAAACCGGATCGCGCCTCGGCCAAGTACATCGTCGAAGCCCGGGCCGGCGTGCTGGGGACCAACAGCAGTAGCGTGATGATCGGTGTGCCCGCCACGACGCTACCGAACCTGGGGACGCCCGGCGTGCCGTCAGCGATTCCGGAAATCCCCTTCGCCAAAACGACGAACCAGGCGGGCATCGCCAAGATCGCGCTGTTCGCCTACAACCAGCAGACGGGCAAACCGATCTGGCAGTCCGGCACGTTCCCCGTGATTGCCGACGCAAAAAACACCTGGTTCTTTGGTGCCGGGCCCTATCAGCGCGGCTCGATCTATGGCGAAGCGCGCGGCACCAACGAGCGCGGACTGCTGAAGTTCCGCGAAGAGAGCGTCGCCGCCAGCGCCAAGTCGGCAATCCCCGTGACCTCGGAAGCGGTATACGACGAACCTGTTGACCAGCTCGCCAGCAAACCGGACGACAGGCCTTCGGCCAACGCGCCGGCCGTGATCGTTCCGCCGCCGAATATAATCGCCAAGCCAGCGGCCGCGCCCGCTCCGCCGCCGGCACCGGTTCCGCCCCCGGCCCCCAGCGTTGTGCTGGATCAGCCGGCCCCCGTCGCAACGACCGGGGTCTTCAACGCCTTGGGCGACGGCAAATCCTTCTTCGGCACTGGGAAATAG
- a CDS encoding glycosyltransferase — translation MIDNDPVRALLRTAELAASLPATDHEFTVIIPAYNEERRLPNSLAELGAFLDSTRLDYRVVVADDGSTDRTPELASQFGRRFSTVSLPQNGGKGCAIRTAMLAATGQVVAFTDADLPFHLTALVQGYELIEERACEIVFGSRHLAQSSHVAQRNLTRRIASRAFHGVVKCLVSTDVTDTQCGLKLFSRRAAVEIFSRTTVDGFAFDTEVVLLARRLGLAHRCLPVSLVNEMASTVSLARHALPMLLDVIRMRAHVAQMRLPPPLPADWGRLVQAPQRRAA, via the coding sequence GTGATCGATAACGATCCGGTTCGTGCGCTGCTGCGCACCGCGGAACTGGCGGCGTCGCTGCCGGCGACCGATCACGAGTTCACTGTGATCATCCCCGCCTATAACGAAGAACGGCGCTTGCCCAATTCGCTAGCCGAGTTGGGCGCGTTCCTTGATTCTACGCGGCTCGATTACCGTGTCGTCGTGGCCGACGATGGCAGCACCGATCGCACGCCGGAGCTCGCGAGCCAGTTCGGTCGACGCTTTTCAACCGTCAGCTTGCCGCAAAATGGTGGCAAGGGATGCGCGATCCGCACAGCGATGCTGGCCGCCACGGGGCAGGTCGTGGCATTCACCGACGCCGATCTGCCGTTCCACCTGACCGCGCTTGTGCAAGGCTATGAGCTGATCGAGGAACGAGCCTGCGAGATCGTCTTCGGCAGCCGCCATTTGGCGCAATCGTCGCACGTCGCCCAGCGAAACCTCACGCGCCGCATTGCCTCACGCGCGTTTCACGGCGTGGTGAAGTGTCTGGTCTCGACTGACGTAACGGACACGCAATGCGGCCTGAAGCTGTTCAGCCGTCGTGCGGCGGTCGAGATCTTCTCGCGAACCACGGTCGATGGCTTCGCCTTCGATACCGAGGTGGTGCTGCTCGCAAGGCGTTTGGGCCTCGCGCATCGTTGCCTGCCGGTGTCGCTGGTCAATGAAATGGCCTCGACGGTTTCTCTAGCCCGGCACGCCTTGCCGATGTTGCTGGACGTGATCCGGATGCGTGCACACGTCGCCCAGATGCGGCTGCCCCCGCCGCTACCGGCCGACTGGGGACGCCTGGTGCAGGCGCCGCAGCGTCGCGCTGCGTAA
- a CDS encoding ChbG/HpnK family deacetylase, with amino-acid sequence MLTIVLHADDFGLNQAVTDGILRGFTHGLLTSTSLLANAPYAARGIRAWKQFAGSTAERAARGNPLRRELDEAGGPFDFGIHLNLTQGRPLTGRRYPSELLDGEGLFPGVFALFARLARHGANKFAPQIRDELAAQVACAADHGVSLTHLNGHQYIEILPAVAPLLPDLLAKFAIPAVRVSVEPALARNTLGHGFRLSAWLLAVVKRHYARRAETMLRRATATPAAFFGTAHAGRVDIRTIDLFLGAAGQNRVVEIGLHPGLEDERIRPSEICEGWHDPLASHRPRELALLESPLLAERLRSRGVRLGRLSDLQPTILSYAA; translated from the coding sequence GTGCTTACGATTGTTCTACATGCCGATGATTTCGGCCTGAATCAGGCTGTGACGGACGGAATCCTGCGCGGGTTCACCCACGGTCTATTGACCAGCACGTCGCTGTTGGCCAATGCGCCGTATGCTGCGCGCGGAATACGCGCGTGGAAGCAATTTGCCGGCAGCACTGCCGAGCGGGCCGCTCGCGGTAATCCTTTACGGCGCGAGCTCGACGAAGCCGGCGGCCCTTTCGACTTTGGTATACACCTGAACCTCACGCAGGGGCGACCGCTGACCGGGCGGCGCTATCCCAGCGAATTGCTCGATGGCGAAGGACTGTTTCCCGGCGTATTCGCGTTGTTTGCGCGCCTCGCGCGACATGGAGCGAACAAGTTCGCGCCGCAAATCCGCGACGAGCTCGCCGCGCAAGTCGCCTGCGCCGCCGACCACGGCGTGTCCCTTACGCATCTGAACGGCCATCAATACATCGAAATTTTGCCGGCTGTGGCGCCGCTCTTGCCTGACCTGCTCGCGAAGTTCGCCATCCCCGCGGTCCGCGTCAGCGTCGAGCCGGCGCTGGCACGTAATACGCTGGGACACGGCTTTCGCTTGAGTGCCTGGCTGTTGGCGGTCGTCAAGCGACACTACGCACGACGGGCCGAAACGATGCTACGTCGTGCCACCGCGACGCCGGCGGCGTTCTTCGGCACCGCGCACGCGGGGCGCGTCGATATTCGCACGATCGATCTGTTTCTCGGCGCGGCGGGCCAGAATCGCGTCGTGGAAATCGGCCTGCACCCCGGACTCGAAGACGAGCGCATTCGCCCCTCGGAAATTTGCGAAGGGTGGCACGATCCGCTCGCCTCGCATCGGCCACGCGAGTTGGCCTTGCTCGAATCCCCCTTGCTGGCCGAACGGCTCCGCTCGCGTGGCGTTCGGTTGGGCCGACTTAGCGATTTACAACCCACGATCCTGTCTTACGCCGCCTGA